Proteins co-encoded in one Halococcoides cellulosivorans genomic window:
- the fen gene encoding flap endonuclease-1 gives MGNADLRDLAVLEPIDPSAMAGATIAIDAHNWLYRYLTTTVRWTNAAAYTTSDGREVAHLLGTLKGLPTLFEADLTPIFVFDGATVDMKDDEVADRRAARERTEDALEDAREAGDPVEIARLDSQRQSLSPEMIETTIELLDHLGVPVVKAPAEGEAQAAHMAATEAVDYVGTEDYDALLFGAPQTLRRLTSSDDTELMDLKATLDEHAISREQLIDVAILCGTDFNDGVSGYGPVTAVDAVREHGTLAGVFEAEDVFVEHADRIRDLFLDPPVTDDYSFDTSIDPDLEAARAFCETEWEIASDELDRPFERIEDTLVQTGLDQWG, from the coding sequence ATGGGAAACGCCGATCTCCGCGATCTCGCCGTCCTCGAACCGATCGATCCCTCCGCGATGGCCGGCGCGACGATCGCGATCGACGCGCACAACTGGCTGTATCGGTATCTCACGACGACCGTCCGGTGGACCAACGCGGCGGCCTACACCACCAGCGACGGTCGGGAAGTCGCGCACCTCCTGGGCACGCTCAAGGGCCTGCCGACGCTGTTCGAGGCGGATCTGACACCGATCTTCGTCTTCGACGGCGCGACCGTCGATATGAAAGACGACGAAGTCGCTGACCGGCGCGCTGCCCGCGAGCGCACCGAAGACGCCCTCGAAGACGCCCGCGAAGCGGGCGATCCCGTCGAGATCGCGCGTCTCGATTCCCAGCGTCAGAGCCTCTCGCCCGAGATGATCGAGACCACGATCGAACTGCTCGATCACCTCGGCGTTCCGGTCGTGAAGGCCCCCGCGGAGGGCGAGGCCCAGGCCGCCCACATGGCCGCGACCGAGGCCGTCGACTACGTCGGCACCGAGGACTACGATGCGCTCCTCTTCGGCGCACCCCAGACGCTCCGCCGACTCACGTCGAGTGACGACACCGAACTGATGGACCTCAAGGCGACGCTCGACGAACACGCGATCTCCCGCGAACAGTTGATCGACGTGGCGATCCTCTGTGGCACCGACTTCAACGACGGCGTCTCCGGTTACGGCCCCGTGACGGCCGTCGACGCGGTCCGCGAGCACGGCACTCTCGCGGGCGTGTTCGAGGCCGAGGACGTGTTCGTCGAACACGCCGACCGGATTCGCGACCTGTTTCTCGACCCGCCGGTCACCGACGACTACTCGTTCGATACCTCGATCGATCCGGACCTCGAGGCGGCCCGCGCGTTCTGTGAGACCGAGTGGGAGATCGCGAGCGACGAACTCGATCGGCCGTTCGAGCGCATCGAGGACACGCTCGTCCAGACCGGCCTGGATCAGTGGGGGTGA
- a CDS encoding shikimate kinase, with protein MQGAAAAPAAGTVLNALATGTGSAFAIDVETTARVTLDDSGSITGAITDGDGDTALIERCVERVVDRFGDGQGGHVETESSVPTAAGLKSSSAAANATVLATLDALDAGDACSRTAATRIGVEAARDAGVTVTGAFDDAAASMLGGLVVTDNDEDDLLVRDRVHWDVLVWTPPATAHSADADVERCRQIAPMADHVADLALSGEYGTAMTVNGLAYAAALGFDPDPMVEAMADARGVSLSGTGPSVVAVGNREHLEAVADRWDHREGRTWFTTTRTRGARVL; from the coding sequence ATGCAGGGAGCAGCCGCCGCACCGGCAGCGGGGACGGTGTTGAACGCACTCGCGACGGGGACCGGGTCGGCGTTCGCCATCGACGTCGAGACGACCGCGCGAGTCACGCTCGACGATTCGGGGTCGATCACCGGCGCGATCACCGACGGCGACGGCGACACCGCGCTGATCGAGCGGTGTGTCGAACGCGTCGTCGACCGTTTCGGTGACGGCCAGGGCGGCCACGTCGAGACTGAAAGTTCGGTGCCGACCGCCGCGGGCCTGAAATCGTCGAGTGCCGCCGCGAACGCGACCGTCCTCGCGACACTCGACGCCCTCGACGCCGGTGACGCGTGCAGTCGGACCGCGGCGACCCGGATCGGCGTCGAAGCCGCCCGTGACGCGGGCGTGACCGTCACGGGCGCGTTCGACGACGCCGCCGCGAGCATGCTCGGCGGCCTCGTCGTCACCGACAACGACGAAGACGACTTGCTCGTCCGCGATCGGGTCCACTGGGACGTCCTCGTCTGGACGCCACCCGCCACCGCTCACTCCGCCGACGCCGACGTCGAGCGCTGCCGACAGATCGCGCCGATGGCCGATCACGTCGCAGACCTGGCGCTGTCGGGCGAGTACGGCACGGCGATGACCGTCAACGGCCTGGCGTACGCCGCCGCGCTCGGCTTCGATCCCGATCCGATGGTCGAGGCGATGGCCGACGCGCGCGGCGTCTCGCTGTCGGGCACCGGGCCGAGCGTCGTCGCGGTCGGCAATCGGGAGCACTTAGAGGCTGTGGCCGATAGGTGGGATCACCGCGAGGGACGAACGTGGTTCACGACGACACGCACACGGGGGGCGAGGGTACTGTGA
- a CDS encoding PAS domain-containing protein, giving the protein MPTGTDQSTTGRESADPRGVPTVVVESTGTIEFASDNWLDRTGYEYDAVMGHPIEEFFAGRDGVAILESCLPMGGSVSGGTFDLELADESIERVHVAAIPEYDETGAFVRTHCQFPDLSARLDATTSHVLRYRLFDLAPVGIFQTTVDGDVLRINPELAAMLGCDSVEDVLETYQDLTTDLYVDPSTRQEFLDQLHETGSVTDFEYEARRADGASIWLSMNASLTGQLPDGTGVISGFVLDVSERRRHRQELAEERERYSTLVRQSPDGIAIVRDGRIEFVNDRATDILARDRSTLEGRPIAALTAQPDRLPDCEHADDCLEGRPAIEVDFHRPNGSIVPVELHAAAIHLDGQPASLYIFRDISDRRERERHLRVLDRILRHTIRNRMTVIRGYAELIANDPTADVADLAQIIVGTADDLVDLADMEREIVELLTDRPTVEPVDLSAMIDRVTRRARRAFPESQLRVTCPDDLTVLAIPRLESGLYQLVENGLDHADQDAPTVTISVGGTDTVRIRIVDEGPGLPPTAQSILEGAAEVDPLFHGRGLGLWLAHHAIDRSGGSVETRTDENGTVVEIELQRL; this is encoded by the coding sequence ATGCCGACCGGAACAGACCAGTCGACGACCGGGCGGGAGAGCGCCGACCCGAGAGGCGTCCCGACGGTCGTGGTCGAATCCACCGGCACGATCGAATTCGCGAGTGACAACTGGCTCGATCGGACCGGCTACGAGTACGACGCCGTCATGGGCCATCCGATCGAGGAGTTTTTCGCCGGCCGAGACGGGGTCGCGATACTCGAATCCTGTCTCCCGATGGGCGGGTCGGTGTCCGGCGGCACGTTCGATCTCGAACTCGCGGACGAAAGTATCGAGCGCGTCCACGTCGCCGCGATTCCCGAGTACGACGAGACTGGCGCATTCGTGCGGACACACTGTCAGTTTCCGGATCTGAGCGCCCGTCTCGACGCGACGACGAGTCACGTCCTCAGGTATCGGCTGTTCGATCTCGCCCCCGTCGGCATCTTTCAGACCACCGTCGACGGTGACGTCCTCCGGATCAACCCCGAACTGGCGGCGATGCTCGGGTGTGACAGCGTCGAGGACGTCCTGGAAACCTACCAGGACCTCACGACCGACCTGTACGTCGATCCCTCGACACGCCAGGAGTTTCTCGATCAGCTTCACGAGACCGGATCGGTCACCGACTTCGAGTACGAGGCCAGGCGGGCCGACGGCGCGTCGATCTGGCTGTCGATGAACGCGAGTCTCACCGGGCAACTCCCGGACGGGACGGGTGTCATCTCGGGGTTCGTCCTCGACGTCTCCGAACGGCGGCGTCACCGTCAGGAACTTGCCGAGGAGCGCGAGCGATACTCCACGCTCGTCAGGCAGAGCCCCGACGGCATCGCCATCGTCCGCGACGGCCGGATCGAGTTCGTCAACGACCGCGCGACCGACATCCTCGCTCGGGACCGATCGACACTGGAAGGCAGACCCATCGCCGCCCTGACCGCTCAGCCCGACCGACTGCCCGACTGTGAGCACGCGGACGACTGTCTGGAGGGCCGACCGGCGATCGAAGTCGACTTCCACCGCCCGAACGGGAGTATCGTTCCCGTCGAGTTACACGCCGCAGCGATCCACCTCGACGGCCAGCCCGCCTCGCTGTACATCTTCCGTGACATCAGTGACCGTCGCGAACGCGAGCGTCACCTGCGCGTCCTCGACCGAATTTTGCGCCACACCATCCGGAATCGCATGACGGTGATCCGCGGGTACGCCGAACTGATCGCGAACGACCCCACCGCGGACGTCGCGGACCTCGCACAGATCATCGTCGGAACCGCCGACGATCTGGTCGATCTGGCCGACATGGAGCGTGAAATCGTCGAACTCCTCACCGACCGGCCGACCGTCGAACCGGTCGATCTCTCCGCGATGATCGATCGGGTCACCCGGCGCGCTCGTCGTGCGTTCCCCGAGTCACAACTCAGAGTGACCTGCCCGGACGATCTGACGGTGCTGGCGATCCCGCGACTGGAGAGTGGGCTGTACCAACTCGTCGAGAACGGCCTGGATCACGCCGACCAGGACGCACCGACGGTGACGATTTCGGTCGGGGGGACCGACACCGTCCGCATCCGGATCGTCGACGAGGGGCCGGGCCTGCCGCCGACCGCGCAGTCGATTCTCGAAGGGGCGGCCGAGGTCGACCCCCTGTTCCACGGGCGCGGACTCGGCCTCTGGCTGGCCCACCACGCGATCGACCGGTCGGGCGGCAGCGTCGAGACACGCACCGACGAGAACGGGACTGTCGTCGAAATCGAACTGCAGCGGCTCTGA
- a CDS encoding ribbon-helix-helix domain-containing protein, whose amino-acid sequence MAQSDTTPDGNDEKVNLRLPKDFLADLDEQWQEQGYNSRSEFMREALRDAVHGTRLSTQTLEDLLVSHRQFEDGQTVSAQEARERFGTDE is encoded by the coding sequence ATGGCTCAGTCCGACACCACCCCTGACGGGAACGACGAGAAGGTCAATCTCCGACTACCGAAAGACTTCCTCGCTGACCTCGACGAGCAGTGGCAAGAACAGGGATACAACTCGCGTTCGGAGTTCATGCGCGAGGCGCTCCGCGATGCGGTCCACGGCACACGGCTCTCGACGCAGACTCTCGAAGACCTGTTGGTGAGTCACCGGCAGTTCGAGGACGGTCAAACGGTGAGCGCCCAGGAAGCGCGGGAACGGTTCGGTACGGATGAGTGA
- a CDS encoding type II toxin-antitoxin system PemK/MazF family toxin: protein MPEQGPIRRGDVVIVRLDPAEGHEMTKTRPAVVVQNDVGNEHSGTTIVAPATGTHRGYPFEVAVDAADSPFETDSSIRCDQLRVVSIDERIQGVVGRLDDETMAAVDDALRVSLGL, encoded by the coding sequence ATGCCTGAACAGGGACCCATTCGGCGGGGCGATGTCGTCATCGTTCGACTCGATCCAGCCGAGGGCCACGAGATGACGAAAACCCGACCGGCGGTCGTGGTCCAGAACGACGTCGGCAACGAGCATTCGGGGACGACCATCGTCGCCCCCGCGACGGGAACCCACCGTGGCTATCCGTTCGAGGTGGCGGTCGACGCGGCGGACTCGCCGTTCGAGACGGACTCGTCGATTCGGTGTGATCAGCTTCGCGTCGTCTCGATCGACGAGCGGATTCAAGGGGTCGTCGGGCGCCTCGACGACGAGACGATGGCGGCCGTCGACGACGCGCTTCGGGTGAGTCTGGGGCTGTAG
- a CDS encoding type II toxin-antitoxin system RelE family toxin, with translation MSEEGWTWELAPGAEDDLSTLSPSEQDRILVKLDEIVDSPWRNPPEYGEPLQNSLRRKVRVVMDELTAESDLTESDVADIPAKINERGRERVDDRSE, from the coding sequence ATGAGTGAGGAGGGGTGGACCTGGGAACTCGCACCGGGAGCGGAGGACGATCTGAGCACACTCTCCCCGTCCGAGCAGGACCGTATCCTCGTCAAACTCGACGAGATCGTCGATTCTCCGTGGCGAAATCCGCCGGAGTACGGCGAACCGTTACAGAACAGTCTGCGGAGAAAGGTTCGCGTGGTGATGGACGAACTCACCGCCGAGAGCGACCTCACCGAGAGTGACGTCGCAGATATCCCCGCGAAGATCAACGAACGTGGACGCGAGCGCGTCGACGATCGGTCGGAATGA
- a CDS encoding ribbon-helix-helix domain-containing protein codes for MSGATTGPGGGDKVVTVNFKLTQSFLDEIDETWQGRGFNSRSEYIRYALRDATENPTFDRDELVALLKAEEAVREERTTRADEAREKFGTNE; via the coding sequence ATGTCCGGAGCAACCACGGGTCCTGGCGGTGGCGACAAGGTCGTCACTGTCAACTTCAAGCTCACGCAGTCGTTTCTGGACGAGATCGACGAGACCTGGCAGGGCCGCGGATTCAACAGCCGGAGCGAGTACATCCGGTACGCGCTCCGGGACGCCACCGAGAACCCGACCTTCGATCGGGACGAGTTGGTTGCGCTCCTGAAAGCCGAAGAGGCCGTCCGCGAAGAGCGGACGACGAGGGCCGACGAGGCGCGCGAGAAATTTGGTACAAATGAGTGA
- a CDS encoding chorismate mutase, with translation MSLAELREEIESIDRELVELIARRTYVADTIAEVKAEQDLPTTDEDQETRVMDRAGENAEQFDVDANLVKAIFRLLIELNKVEQRESR, from the coding sequence ATGAGTCTGGCAGAGCTCCGCGAGGAGATCGAATCCATCGATCGCGAACTCGTCGAGTTGATCGCACGACGCACCTACGTCGCCGACACCATCGCGGAGGTCAAAGCCGAGCAGGACCTCCCGACGACCGACGAAGACCAGGAAACCCGCGTCATGGATCGCGCTGGCGAAAACGCCGAGCAGTTCGACGTGGACGCCAACCTCGTGAAGGCGATCTTTCGGCTCCTGATCGAGTTGAACAAGGTCGAACAGCGCGAGAGTCGGTGA